Sequence from the Candidatus Angelobacter sp. genome:
AATCGCCCACCGCAATTGCATGGTGTCGGCTTTCGTGACCTCGACGATATTTCTGATCTGTTACCTCACCTATCACTTCACGGTAAGGACAATCACGCGCTTCAGGGAACCGGAATGGTTTCGC
This genomic interval carries:
- a CDS encoding DUF420 domain-containing protein, translated to MTVSDLPAVNATLNGLTAILLSAGYVFIRRGNKIAHRNCMVSAFVTSTIFLICYLTYHFTVRTITRFREPEWFR